The sequence GAGCGGATCCAACCAGAGCAACAAAGGGTACCCCACAAGCGCACCACCCAAGGTCAGCAATACCAAAATTTTACCAATCGGTAGCAGCGTCCGATTTTTCAGCATCGCATTGGGATGAATTCGGGCCAGCAATTCCTGAAGGGTTCCGGTGGGGCAGGCATAGTGACAAAACCAACGCGGGATGAGCATAGCCAACACTACCACTGGCAGGGCGAGGACGGCCAATATGGAAGCCTCTCGAAGTGCGAGGACGGAAGCCAAGGCAATATGAGGGCTCAGGGCAGGGAGGCATGACGCCGTCCATGCCATCTCTCGTGCGGGCAATGCCACAATGACGGACGCCAACAGAAACAGTCCGCGCAAGGCGGTTCGACTACGCGAGTTTGGGTTTGCCAGCATGGTTTGCAGGCTATCCGAGGTACGCCCTTTGGCTGAGCAACGGGCGGCGATTCATGTTTGTGTTCATGTATGTTTTCATTAATTCATTCACGGGCTGAATGAGATTCTTGTGACACGGGAGGATCAAGAATGCAAGCAATTCCCACCGTGGTCAATGAAACGCAACTGATACCGAATAATCTTCCTCTGGCTACCGTCTGATTACAGACATTTCATGCATACGTGTTTTAAAAAGAAATATTTGCCGGTGTTGCTGCTGATAACGATTGCCTGGCTGGCCCAGGCCGCTGAGAAGCCATCGCCGGTTGCCACCCCTGCCGCGCCCGAAATTCTGGCGACCCTCAAAAAGCCCCATCCACGCCTGCTTATGTCCACCGAAGATTTTGCGCGGCTGCGCAAGGAAGTGGACACCGATCCAAACCTGCAGAAATGGTTTCAACGGGTGCGCGATAACGCCGGCAAAATCCTCCGGGAAACCCCTGTCAAATATGAAATTCCCGATGGGTTGCGTCTTTTGGCCACCAGCCGAAAAGTGGTGGATCGGGTGTATTGTCTGGCGCTCATGTATCGTCTGAGCGGCGATGCCAAATACGCGGAACGCGCCTGGAAGGAACTGGAAACAGCGGCGGCGTTCCAAGACTGGAATCCCAAACACTTTCTGGATACCGCTGAAATGAGTCTTGGCTTTGCCATTGGCTACGACTGGTTGTTTGATTATTGGACACCCCAGCAAAAGACGGTGCTGCGCACCGCGATTGTGGAAAAAGGGCTAAAATTGGGCGTGGATTGTCAACGTGGCAAGGCGGCCAAGGGAGTCGGCAGTTTTTGGGTGCGTGCGCATCACAACTGGAACCAAGTGTGCAATGGCGGCATTGGCATGGGGGCCTTGGCCGTCGCGGATGAGGTGCCTGCCTTGGCGGGCGAGTTTTTGGAGGCGTCCCTGAAATCCATTCAACTTGCGATGATGGAATATGGACCGGATGGCGCTTGGGCGGAAGGGCCCGGCTATTGGAATTATGCCACCATGTACAATGTGACGTTCCTCGCGGGCCTCGAATCGGCCTTGGGAACCGATTATAAGCTATCCAGCATCCCGGGCTTTTCGGAAGCCGGCTCGTTTCCCATCACGGCGGTTGGTCCCACCGGTAGATCCTTCAACTATGCTGATGCCCATGAAGGCGGCATCACCGCCTCCTGCCTCTTATGGCTGGCGAACAAGTTTAACCGGCCGGATTATGCGGTGTATGAGATTCAAGGCACCGTCGGTTCGCCAACGGATATGATCTGGTATAACTCTCGCCTGGACCTTAAGACCGCCAAGCAAGCGCCCTTGGACAAGTATTTTCGCGGGGCGGAAGTGGTCTCGCTGCGCGGGGCTTGGAATGATAAGAACGCCTCGTGGGTCGCTTTCAAGGCGGGCGATAACAAGGCGAATCATAGTAATTTGGATCTCGGGGTATTTGTCATGGAAGCCTTGGGGGTGCGCTGGGCGGTGGACCTTGGCGCAGACAACTATAACATGCCGGGATATTTTGGCGGGCAGCGATGGAACTATTACCGGATGCGCGCGGAAGGGCATAATACTTTGGTGCTTAACCCTGGCAAAGAGGCGGATCAGGACCCGAAGTCCGTCGCCAAGGTAGTTCGTTTTGAAACCTCGCCCAATCTGGCGTTTGGCATCACTGATTTGTCGCCCGCGTATGCGCGGCAGGCTGCCAGCGTGTTGCGCGGCATCGCCTTGTTGAATCGAAAACAAGTGCTGATTCAGGATGAAGTACGGATGGCCAAGCCGGGAGAACTCTGGTGGTTCATGCACACAGCGGCCACCATTCAACTCGATAATAGCGGTTCAAAGGCGACGTTACAGCGGGACGGTCAACGTTTAGTGGCCAGCATCTTGTCACCTGCCAGCGCCCGGTTCACGGTTATGAACGCGCAGCCTTTGCCGACGTCGCTCAACCCGGAAATGCAGAATAAAAACGCCAAAATCAAAAAGCTGGCAATTAACCTGAAGGCAGTGGCCGATGAGCGACTGGTGGTGCTGTTGACTCCCCTGCGTGAAGGGGAATCGGCGGCGGCCAACCCAGCCGTCAAGCCCCTCGCCAATTGGACGGCAAAATAAACCTATTTGCCCGCCGCATAAGTGCATACCGGGCCAAGTTGGCTGTCCATTACACGCCGTAAAGCGAAAATAGGCCCGTTTGGATCATTCCCAACTTGCGGAGCGCAATATCCACAACTAGCACTTCCAAGATCACAAACAGCACAAAGCTGGCTGTGACCAACCACCAATTAAGCCATCGTACAAATACACGCATAAAATCCGTGTATA comes from Verrucomicrobiota bacterium and encodes:
- a CDS encoding DUF4962 domain-containing protein, coding for MHTCFKKKYLPVLLLITIAWLAQAAEKPSPVATPAAPEILATLKKPHPRLLMSTEDFARLRKEVDTDPNLQKWFQRVRDNAGKILRETPVKYEIPDGLRLLATSRKVVDRVYCLALMYRLSGDAKYAERAWKELETAAAFQDWNPKHFLDTAEMSLGFAIGYDWLFDYWTPQQKTVLRTAIVEKGLKLGVDCQRGKAAKGVGSFWVRAHHNWNQVCNGGIGMGALAVADEVPALAGEFLEASLKSIQLAMMEYGPDGAWAEGPGYWNYATMYNVTFLAGLESALGTDYKLSSIPGFSEAGSFPITAVGPTGRSFNYADAHEGGITASCLLWLANKFNRPDYAVYEIQGTVGSPTDMIWYNSRLDLKTAKQAPLDKYFRGAEVVSLRGAWNDKNASWVAFKAGDNKANHSNLDLGVFVMEALGVRWAVDLGADNYNMPGYFGGQRWNYYRMRAEGHNTLVLNPGKEADQDPKSVAKVVRFETSPNLAFGITDLSPAYARQAASVLRGIALLNRKQVLIQDEVRMAKPGELWWFMHTAATIQLDNSGSKATLQRDGQRLVASILSPASARFTVMNAQPLPTSLNPEMQNKNAKIKKLAINLKAVADERLVVLLTPLREGESAAANPAVKPLANWTAK